A single Anopheles maculipalpis chromosome 3RL, idAnoMacuDA_375_x, whole genome shotgun sequence DNA region contains:
- the LOC126565782 gene encoding uncharacterized protein LOC126565782 — MLPLLRHFIPGEACEQDNGFLRRKQLPTAQRPSRTRRQGDCRSKMLLPPTFVLLAVLCSVTSAFPSTLASSPSSGVYFSISKLRVTLPISKESYIILRNEPIVNLRLLSTGSELRTNSIDQEQNDGYSYAVESPPDTEYLKVDSLTGGLWITSHIYTMQNVTEFVIVAVNSSVASPFTHGVMPAARLTLTIDPLPVAEDTLDSFCEHHPERACFWDTAQYRVAENGPLGWTIGAVGPAFYRRLCPQHRPKYELFGPASLNNRNSSSNEYLQLDPSEGTLRTRVSFDHDTHAPGPTLQASVRCTLQQVSSHTDVNSLKAESQIVDRTITVNVLDRNDNLPRLEVLNGTGDANHQHEEQDDAPSYQVYVDDPHVNQGDPVGYFRIMFTDDDSIPVNTRVHYKLHGDIMELFRPDCAMYENEHDGGLKQTVFGCKLIFARSGILRKSPYCVTLQAVDQTVELSPYGTVRAANASICLTTNLNRIHEYDMPRPEALTSSGIVQATSYGEGSGFRGEPKVGRKKSKKEANPARIVYPKEAIVYDTSRKYARIAEPKSFKQLIQENSADLNFRLTSNPLNAFGITKIAGIVYLKNETAFQNKPESRHEITVAWKNYSVSILVRMRKNPTVHCAPVPIEHAAEDFCAAHPNRTSCVSACGLGSLMGPCEYRAPGGGGSSMFDEPKPIAWTEDYPTCSSGLSHCPDGICDPLEEMGHREKIHICPQDCVFKQDIFGVHHSDKPRGIQTASGHCSCRASGHCTCIDTLRIPSSFKRNKTITTTSSSTSTTTTTPTSIAGVSGSDVEMIPINGKNHSEGAGGLSENGGTRREAEDAPPAAVRDGSFYEPGLIKGPHASIYLIAIVLIPMVVAIMIVLYCFSRKLTVKNKLLDGSGGANGTGGGMNSISMNLVSNDTEIFNVELPLASRLNEFNFKIDYDSKWEFPRSNLILDATLGEGEFGKVLKGFATDLPEKPGITTVAVKMLKTGANSVELLALLSEYQLLQEVNHPNVIRLLGACTKGDTPLLIIEYCQYGSLKNYLRLSRKLEVLNADYENAVEPITVKDILSFAWQISKGMAYLTDIKLVHRDLAARNVLLAEGKVCKISDFGLTRDVYEDDAYLKKSKDRVPVKWMAPESLADHIYTTKSDVWAFGVLCWELITLGASPYPGIPPQNLYNLLKQGYRMECPKNCSEEIYGIVRSCWADDPKQRPSFKHLAGQFEHLLGRSAKYIDMEQNSISNPVYCVNIDEVDCAKMAICKEEQDRLESLWTPPQYETVDNTSAEHTGRYQTPSAMAVTAVISELNEDKKQLLLQSYDTPRPLIETATIEQKLRYENDVRLRPKKLSNASGAGGGGGGFAANSNENPPSHGRRSSSISPPRCLRNHCEETSFITYAANRADHHHRDTASSSGSSGCNNEYDSPSRQPRRVVSYVDMNKNNHHLNANLEINNMIDKKQSKDIALRFSNADNELQMVLVDPIQNCPKRSVSIESQLTAISNSEILLQDKIANSLAVADAAPVEYAEVMKKQRPMAANNERKEPIGLTLTSTV; from the exons caTCTTCACCGTCGAGCGGTGTTTACTTTTCCATCTCGAAGCTCCGCGTAACGCTACCCATTTCGAAGGAGTCCTACATCATCCTACGCAATGAACCGATCGTCAACTTGCGGCTACTTTCGACGGGTAGCGAACTGCGGACCAACTCCATCGATCAGGAGCAGAATGATGGCTACAGCTATGCGGTCGAAAGTCCACCCGATACCGAGTACCTGAAGGTGGACTCGCTCACCGGTGGTTTGTGGATAACATCGCACATCTACACCATGCAGAACGTCACCGAATTTGTAATCGTTGCGGTGAACTCAAGCGTTGCTTCACCGTTTACCCACGGTGTTATGCCGGCTGCCCGGCTTACGCTCACGATTGACCCGTTGCCGGTGGCTGAAGATACGCTTGATAGCTTCTGTGAGCATCATCCGGAGCGTGCATGCTTTTGGGACACGGCACAATACCGAGTGGCGGAAAATGGACCGCTGGGATGGACGATCGGTGCAGTGGGGCCTGCGTTTTACCGCCGGTTGTGTCCACAGCATCGTCCCAAGTATGAATTATTTGGACCAGCGTCGCTCAACAatagaaacagcagcagcaacgagtATCTGCAGTTGGATCCCAGCGAGGGTACGTTGCGAACGAGGGTATCGTTTGATCACGATACGCATGCACCAGGACCAACGCTGCAAGCCAGCGTACGGTGCACATTGCAACAGGTGTCATCGCATACTGATGTAAACTCGCTCAAAGCGGAATCTCAAATCGTTGATCGAACGATCACGGTGAATGTGCTGGACCGGAACGATAATCTACCGCGTTTGGAGGTATTGAATGGAACGGGTGACGCAAACCACCAGCACGAAGAACAGGACGATGCGCCCAGTTATCAGGTGTACGTGGATGATCCGCATGTTAATCAG GGTGATCCTGTAGGATACTTCCGGATCATGTTTACCGACGATGACTCCATACCCGTGAATACTCGCGTCCACTACAAGCTGCACGGTGACATTATGGAGCTGTTCCGTCCCGATTGTGCGATGTACGAAAATGAGCACGACGGAGGCCTAAAGCAAACGGTGTTCGGATGCA AGCTAATTTTCGCTCGGTCCGGAATTCTCCGAAAAAGCCCCTACTGTGTCACGCTGCAGGCGGTGGATCAAACGGTGGAACTTTCGCCGTACGGTACGGTCCGTGCAGCCAATGCGTCCATCTGTCTCACAACGAACCTGAATCGCATCCACGAGTACGATATGCCACGACCAGAGGCCCTAACGAGCAGTGGCATCGTACAGGCGACTTCCTACGGCGAAGGAAGTGGTTTCCGTGGCGAACCGAAGGTGGGccgaaagaaaagcaagaaggAAGCTAATCCAGCTCGAATTGTGTATCCGAAGGAAGCGATTGTGTATGACACCTCCCGCAAGTACGCCCGAATAGCGGAACCGAAATCGTTTAAGCAGCTAATTCAGGAAAACAGTGCCGATCTAAACTTTCGGCTAACGAGCAACCCGCTAAACGCTTTTGGAATAACGAAAATTGCGGGAATCGTTTACCTGAAGAATGAGACCGCGTTCCAGAACAAACCCGAGAGCCGGCACGAAATAACGGTGGCTTGGAAGAATTACAGCGTAAGCATTTTGGTTCGAATGCGTAAAAATCCAACCGTGCACTGTGCACCGGTTCCGATCGAACATGCGGCGGAAGATTTTTGTGCAGCTCATCCAAACCGTACGAGCTGTGTGAGTGCTTGCGGATTGGGCAGTTTGATGGGTCCGTGTGAGTATCGTGCAcccggcggtggtggtagctCGATGTTCGATGAACCGAAGCCAATCGCATGGACCGAAGACTATCCTACCTGTTCGTCTGGGTTGTCCCACTGTCCGGACGGCATTTGTGATCCGCTGGAGGAGATGGGCCACCGGGAAAAGATACACATCTGTCCGCAGGATTGTGTTTTCAAGCAGGACATCTTCGGTGTACATCATTCGGATAAGCCACGTGGAATTCAAACCGCTTCCGGGCACTGTAGCTGCCGTGCGTCTGGTCACTGCACCTGTATCGATACGTTGCGCATTCCTTCGTCGTTTaagcgaaataaaaccatcaccacaacGTCTAGTTCAACATCGACGACCACCACGACTCCGACCAGCATTGCGGGCGTTTCGGGAAGTGATGTGGAAATGATACCGATTAATGGCAAAAATCACAGTGAGGGAGCTGGAGGATTGTCGGAAAATGGTGGAACACGCCGAGAGGCGGAAGATGCACCGCCGGCTGCGGTACGAGATGGAAGCTTTTACGAACCGGGGCTCATTAAGGGTCCGCATGCGTCGATCTATCTGATCGCGATTGTCCTGATACCGATGGTGGTGGCTATAATGATCGTGCTGTACTGCTTCAGCCGTAAGCTGACGGTCAAGAACAAGCTGTTGGACGGGAGTGGCGGTGCCAATGGGACGGGCGGTGGAATGAACAGCATCAGCATGAACCTTGTTAGCAACGATACGGAAATTTTCAACGTTGAGCTACCGCTGGCATCGCGTTTGAATGAGTTTAACTTCAAAATTGAC TACGATTCAAAGTGGGAATTTCCACGCTCGAATCTTATTCTCGACGCCACCCTCGGGGAAGGTGAATTTGGTAAAGTATTGAAAGGGTTCGCAACAGACTTGCCGGAAAAGCCGGGCATTACAACTGTAGCGGTTAAGATGCTTAAAACGGGTGCCAATTCGGTTGAATTGCTAGCGCTACTGTCCGAGTATCAGCTGCTCCAGGAGGTGAACCATCCCAACGTGATCCGGCTGCTAGGCGCGTGTACGAAAGGTGACACACCGCTGCTTATCATCGAATACTGTCAGTACGGTTCGTTGAA AAATTACCTTCGTTTAAGCCGCAAACTGGAAGTCCTGAACGCAGACTACGAGAATGCGGTCGAACCGATCACGGTAAAGGACATTCTATCGTTCGCCTGGCAGATCAGCAAAGGCATGGCATATCTAACCGACATCAAGCTGGTGCATCGTGATCTGGCCGCCCGGAATGTGCTGCTGGCGGAGGGTAAGGTGTGCAAAATCTCCGACTTTGGTTTGACGCGCGATGTATACGAGGATGATGCGTATTTGAAGAAGAGCAAGGATCGTGTGCCTGTCAAGTGGATGGCACCGGAATCACTTGCCGACCATATCTACACTACCAAGAGCGATGTGTGGGCATTTGGTGTTTTGTGCTGGGAATTGATTACGCTCGGCGCGTCGCCTTATCCGGGTATCCCGCCCCAGAATCTATACAATCTGCTAAAGCAAGGCTATCGGATGGAGTGTCCTAAAAATTGTTCTGAAGAAAT ATACGGTATTGTACGGTCTTGCTGGGCAGACGATCCCAAGCAGCGTCCCAGCTTTAAGCATCTCGCCGGTCAGTTTGAGCATCTGCTAGGGCGCAGTGCGAAGTACATCGATATGGAGCAGAATTCTATTTCCAATCCAGTTTACTGTGTGAACATCGATG AAGTCGATTGCGCAAAAATGGCCATTTGCAAGGAGGAACAGGACCGGTTGGAAAGTCTTTGGACGCCACCACAATACGAAACGGTGGACAACACGAGTGCCGAGCATACGGGACGTTATCAAACACCCTCGGCCATGGCAGTAACGGCCGTCATATCGGAACTAAACGAAGACAAGaaacagctgctgctgcagagCTATGATACACCGCGTCCACTCATCGAAACGGCCACGATCGAGCAGAAGCTTCGGTACGAAAACGATGTACGGTTGAGGCCGAAAAAGCTCAGCAATGCTagcggtgctggtggtggtggtggtggtttcgcTGCAAATTCGAACGAGAATCCACCTAGCCATGGTCGTCGTTCCTCCTCCATTAGTCCACCCCGATGCCTGAGGAATCATTGCGAGGAAACGTCCTTCATAACGTACGCTGCAAACAGGGCGGATCACCACCACCGCGATACAGCCAGTAGTAGCGGCAGCAGTGGCTGCAACAACGAGTACGATTCGCCCAGCCGACAGCCACGGCGGGTCGTTTCGTACGTCGAtatgaacaaaaacaatcaccaCCTGAACGCGAACCTGGAGATCAACAACATGATCGACAAGAAACAGTCCAAAGACATTGCCTTACGATTTTCGAACGCCGATAACGAGCTGCAGATGGTGCTGGTCGATCCGATCCAAAACTGCCCGAAAAGAAGCGTTTCGATCGAATCGCAACTAACGGCTATTTCAAACAGTGAAATACTTTTGCAAgataaaatagcaaacagtTTGGCCGTCGCCGATGCTGCTCCGGTGGAGTACGCCGAGGTGATGAAAAAGCAGCGTCCGATGGCGGCCAACAATGAAAGGAAGGAACCGATTGGACTTACCCTTACCTCGACGGTGtag